From the Helicobacter pylori genome, one window contains:
- the ccoG gene encoding cytochrome c oxidase accessory protein CcoG, which yields MFETSSHFLKSFRLKRYIGFLLISLVLLITPFVRIDGAHLFLISFEHKQLHFLGKIFSAEELQILPFMVILLFIGIFFITTSLGRVWCGWACPQTFLRVLYRDVIETKIFKLHKKISNKQESPKNTPSYKIRKALSVLLFAPVVAGLMMLFFFYFIAPEDFFMYLKNPSDHPIAMGFWLFSALVVLFDIVVVAERFCIYLCPYARVQSVLYDNDTLNPIYDEKRGGALYDNQGHLFPLPPKKRSAENECVNCLHCVQVCPTHIDIRKGLQLECINCLECVDACTITMAKYNRPSLIQWSSTNAINTRQKVRLVRLKTIAYMGVIAVVIALLAITSFKKERMLLDINRNSDLYELRSSGYVDNDYVFLFHNTDNKDHEFYFKILGQKDIHIKKPLNPIAIKAGQKIKAVVILRKPLKGNATEYKRTKDILIPITIQAYSTDDKNITIERESVFIAPSED from the coding sequence ATGTTTGAAACTTCTAGCCATTTTTTAAAATCGTTTCGCTTGAAGCGTTATATAGGGTTTTTATTGATTTCTTTAGTGCTATTGATCACGCCATTTGTTCGCATTGATGGGGCGCATTTGTTTTTGATCTCTTTTGAGCATAAGCAATTGCATTTTTTAGGTAAGATCTTTAGCGCTGAAGAATTGCAAATTTTGCCTTTCATGGTTATTTTGCTTTTTATAGGGATTTTTTTCATCACCACTAGCCTTGGGCGTGTGTGGTGCGGTTGGGCTTGCCCGCAAACCTTTTTAAGGGTGCTTTATAGAGATGTGATTGAAACCAAGATTTTCAAACTCCATAAAAAGATCAGCAACAAGCAAGAAAGCCCTAAAAACACCCCAAGCTATAAGATCCGTAAAGCATTGAGCGTTTTGTTGTTCGCTCCTGTTGTGGCGGGGCTAATGATGTTGTTTTTCTTTTATTTCATCGCCCCAGAAGACTTTTTTATGTATCTTAAAAACCCTAGCGATCACCCTATTGCTATGGGTTTTTGGCTTTTTAGCGCCTTAGTGGTGCTGTTTGATATAGTGGTGGTTGCGGAGCGTTTTTGCATCTATTTATGCCCTTACGCTAGGGTGCAATCGGTGTTGTATGACAATGACACCTTAAACCCTATTTATGATGAAAAGCGCGGCGGAGCGCTTTATGACAATCAGGGCCACCTTTTTCCCTTACCCCCCAAAAAACGCAGTGCTGAAAATGAATGCGTGAATTGTTTGCATTGCGTGCAGGTTTGCCCCACGCATATTGATATTAGAAAGGGCTTGCAATTAGAATGCATCAATTGCTTAGAGTGCGTGGATGCATGCACGATTACCATGGCCAAATACAACCGCCCTTCACTCATCCAATGGTCTTCAACTAACGCCATTAATACGCGCCAAAAAGTGCGTCTAGTGCGTTTAAAAACGATCGCTTACATGGGGGTTATCGCTGTTGTGATAGCCCTTTTAGCCATCACTTCGTTTAAAAAAGAACGCATGCTTTTAGACATTAACCGCAACAGCGATCTGTATGAATTGCGATCTAGTGGGTATGTGGATAACGATTACGTGTTTTTATTCCACAACACGGACAATAAAGACCATGAGTTTTATTTCAAAATTTTAGGGCAAAAAGACATCCACATCAAAAAGCCTTTAAACCCTATCGCCATTAAAGCCGGGCAAAAGATCAAAGCGGTAGTGATTTTACGAAAACCCCTAAAGGGTAACGCCACAGAATACAAACGCACTAAAGATATTCTAATCCCTATTACGATACAAGCTTACAGCACAGACGATAAGAATATTACGATAGAAAGGGAATCGGTGTTTATCGCACCTAGTGAAGATTGA